Proteins encoded in a region of the Paenibacillus pedocola genome:
- a CDS encoding PdaC/SigV domain-containing protein, producing MNFISKEHARKWGAGMMAAGLLLGGGILPAGTSQAAAVKTVAKAEQSQVVLKWNGSITQQTGIYSGGKVWVPVSFLRDSLNMPVSYDKADKIYSIGKGNTLTKLMVSDYGISISVNNYFLGDYEGKNINNRLYVPFDLLTDYLGYKGDWNASSGRLNVMKQVQNAITIKTESYIKEREDAPIKLDYPQVSGLANAEAQKKINDMIKQTILKYAADAENQIANKSEDDRPYEFEGGYVVTYNQNGVLSLVTQQYGYTGGAHGMTYRNAFTFSMKDGKRLLLGDLFGANPNYKKELNAKLTKLIKADGGYLGGFTGLNTEKYFYLKEGKVVLFFQLYEYTAYAAGFPQFTFTFKEMLPDGSSPFAR from the coding sequence ATGAATTTTATATCGAAGGAACATGCCCGCAAATGGGGTGCAGGAATGATGGCAGCAGGTTTGCTGCTTGGCGGAGGAATATTGCCGGCTGGGACTAGTCAGGCTGCAGCGGTAAAAACGGTAGCTAAGGCGGAGCAATCGCAGGTTGTCCTGAAGTGGAACGGAAGCATTACACAGCAGACCGGGATTTATAGCGGCGGAAAGGTATGGGTACCTGTCAGCTTCCTGCGTGATAGCCTGAACATGCCAGTGTCGTATGATAAGGCAGACAAAATCTACTCGATTGGTAAAGGTAACACACTGACCAAGCTGATGGTCTCGGATTACGGCATTTCCATTTCAGTGAATAACTATTTCCTTGGAGATTATGAAGGGAAAAACATAAATAACCGCCTGTATGTTCCATTCGATCTGCTAACTGATTATCTCGGTTATAAGGGTGATTGGAACGCGTCTTCCGGACGGCTCAATGTGATGAAGCAGGTACAGAATGCGATCACCATTAAGACGGAGAGCTACATTAAGGAACGGGAAGATGCGCCGATCAAGCTGGATTACCCCCAGGTGAGCGGTCTGGCAAACGCGGAAGCCCAGAAAAAGATCAATGATATGATTAAACAGACGATCCTTAAGTATGCGGCAGATGCCGAGAACCAAATCGCGAACAAATCGGAGGATGACCGTCCGTACGAATTTGAAGGCGGCTATGTCGTTACCTATAATCAGAACGGTGTACTCAGCCTGGTCACACAACAATACGGCTATACCGGCGGTGCGCATGGGATGACCTACCGCAATGCCTTCACCTTCTCGATGAAGGATGGCAAACGTCTCCTGCTGGGTGACCTGTTCGGTGCCAACCCTAACTATAAAAAAGAGCTGAACGCCAAGCTGACCAAGCTTATCAAAGCGGATGGAGGCTATCTCGGCGGATTCACCGGGCTGAATACAGAGAAGTATTTTTATTTGAAGGAAGGCAAGGTAGTGTTATTCTTCCAGTTATATGAGTATACAGCTTATGCTGCCGGGTTCCCTCAGTTCACATTCACCTTTAAGGAAATGCTGCCGGATGGAAGCAGTCCGTTTGCACGCTGA
- a CDS encoding SIMPL domain-containing protein — protein sequence MKKWGKSFGAVLLAGSLIVGGMGLSGVFKGPEKAYAAEDIQRNIVSVTGKGELAIKPDIVYLSIGVTSSAETAQDAQKANGAKIAKLTSLLKTTWGIADKDIQSTQFSVQPNYTYSEKDGQQVKGYIAQHTLQVAYRDLAKVGALLDAASTAGANNIGNAQFAIEDPSAFEAQVIEKAMANADAKAAAIAKAAKRSLGSVVTVIQNDDGNNPVIYMENAAMSKAAADTAGGTSVEPGEVKVSTQLNVVYELK from the coding sequence ATGAAGAAATGGGGCAAATCATTCGGAGCGGTGCTGCTGGCAGGAAGTTTGATTGTAGGGGGAATGGGGCTTAGCGGAGTGTTTAAAGGTCCTGAAAAGGCTTACGCGGCTGAGGATATCCAAAGAAATATTGTCAGCGTAACAGGCAAAGGCGAACTGGCCATCAAGCCGGATATCGTATATCTGTCGATCGGTGTGACTTCGTCTGCAGAAACGGCACAGGATGCGCAAAAGGCTAACGGAGCCAAAATCGCCAAGCTGACCTCTTTGCTCAAGACAACCTGGGGCATTGCCGACAAGGATATCCAGAGCACACAATTCAGCGTACAGCCTAACTACACGTATAGTGAAAAAGACGGACAGCAGGTGAAAGGTTATATCGCACAGCATACCCTGCAGGTAGCTTACCGTGATCTGGCAAAAGTCGGCGCACTGCTGGATGCTGCTTCAACAGCGGGTGCCAACAACATCGGTAATGCACAGTTTGCGATTGAAGATCCTTCGGCATTTGAAGCTCAGGTCATTGAAAAAGCGATGGCTAACGCCGATGCAAAAGCGGCAGCAATTGCAAAAGCAGCTAAGCGCAGTCTCGGCTCGGTTGTTACGGTTATCCAGAACGATGACGGCAACAACCCGGTCATTTACATGGAGAATGCAGCCATGAGTAAAGCAGCTGCGGATACAGCCGGCGGGACATCTGTAGAACCTGGTGAAGTTAAGGTTTCCACACAGCTTAACGTTGTTTACGAACTGAAATAA